TGGTCGCAAAGAACGCAAAATCGGTGCGTTCCGACGACCCGCTTGGAGCTTTCAAGAAAAACTCGCGCGGCGAAATGGGCAGGTATCAGGTTCGCGGCGAACTTTGGAAATCGCTCAAAAAACTTCTGCTTCTTGCCGCCGCTCTCGCGGCGTTCTACTTCGCCCGCGAATGCTGGTTCGCGTGGGACATTTTTCAATAAAACGGAATCGCGCTTCGGAATTTTTATCATGAAATACTATTTAATAGACGGCTACAATCTCGCGTTCAGGTGCTTCTACGCCATGCCCGACCTCACGCGCTCGGACGGTTTTCCCACGGGCGCGCTCCACGCGTTTTTTGCAAGCCTGCTGAAACTGTCGTCGTCGGACACTCCGCATTCGAGCGCGGTATTTTTCGACAGGGGCGGCTCGAAGCGGCACTTGGAAATCTTCCCCGAATACAAGGCGAACCGCGCGGAAGCTCCCGACGCGTTCCGCAAGCAGATTCCGCACATGAAATACCTTTGCGAGCTGTTCGGCTTTGAGCCTACCGAATGCGAGGGCGTGGAGGCCGACGACCTCCTTGCGAGCGCGGCGGTCAGGCTGAAAGCTTCGGGCGCGTCGGTTTCGATAGTGAGCGCGGACAAGGATTTCGCCCAGCTTGTTTCGCCGAATATCCGCCAGCTTCTGCCGCCCAAGCCGCGCACAAAGGAGTGGACGGAGCTTGACTCGATTGGCGTCAAGGCGAAGTTCGGCGTGCCGCCGTCGCAGATACCCGCGTACCTTGCGCTCATAGGCGATACTGCCGACAACATCGGCGGAATCGACGGCGTGGGTCCTAAAACCGCCGCGAAGTGGCTCAAAGATTTCGGCGACATCGAAACGCTCGTGCGCCGCGCCGACTGGATTAAGCCCGAACGCTTCCGCAAAATCGTTGCCGACTCCGCCGCGCTCCTCGAACGCAACTTAAAGCTCATAACGCTCGACACGTCGTTCGACGTTTCGATAACGCCGTCGAAGACGCCCGACTTTGCGGAAATCATAAATTTCCTCGAAGAAATGGAGATGAAAAAGTCGCTGTTTGCCCTGCGCAACTTCGCGAAAGACCAATATCAGATTTCGATATAATCGGATTGTATTTGATTGAAATTGCGGCGGATTGATTTTTTCGGATTCCGCGCCGCGCAAAAAAAATCCGCGGGACGCCTTGTGCCAAGCCGCGGATTTTTTGTTTTTTTTGCCTCCTATTTTTCGAGGAGTTTCAGAACCGTCTGCGCGTAGACCGAAATCAGAAATTTGTTCGGGTGGTTGACGTTGTTTCCCGTCATGTCGATGTAGCGTTTTCTTTGAAGCAGTGCGTCGTGCGCGGCGCGGACGTTCGCGACGGCGACGGATTCGCATTCGAGGCTCTTGTCGATTTTCGGGTATTCGTCCTGCACTTCCATGCGCTTTTGCCAGAGCGTGTTTGCCCGCATGGAGCTTACGATTATGAATTCGGCGTCGGGGTTTTGCCCGCGCACTTTTGCAATCATGCTTTCGAGCTTTTCCCTGCGCGTTTCGGGCGGGCAGGTGTCGTTCATTCCGAACGCGAGAATCACGAGGTCGGGCTTGTCGGGCAGCACGAGGTTTGCGATGTTCTTTTCGCCCCAGCCGATTGTCGTGCCGCCGAGGGCGCGGTTGCGAAGCTCGACGTTTTTGCCGTAGATTTTTTGCAGGCGTTTTTCGACGCTCTTCGCCCAGGTAGGCGAGAACGGCGCGGCGTCCGCCCTGAACGGCGCGTTTGCGCCCGCGGAGATGCTGTCGCCGTAGAGGACGATTTTCACGGGCTTGCCCGATTTCAGAAGCTTCATTGTTTTCGGCAGCGATTTTGCGCCGCGTTTCGGCAAATTAAAAAATGACTGTCCCTGATGTTTGTAGTTAAAAAATACGTCCCGCTGGTGGAACCATTTGCCCTCGGCGAAGAACGCGTATTTGCCGAGGTTTTCGAAAAAGAAGAAGTCGCCGTTTTTCTTGGCCGCCTCTTTTGTGTCGGCGTAAATCGCGGAGTAGGGGACTGTCTCGACCGCGCCGCCCTCCAAAAATTCCACGGTGTTTCCCGAAATTTTGTAGTCGCGTCCCTCCCGCAAAAGCGTTTTTTCGCCGGAGCGGTATGTGTACGCCGCGTCGATTTTCCGCGGGGCGAAAAGCAGTTTTGCCCGCGCCGCCGAGCCGTCCTTTCCTCCGAGCGGGAAGACCGATTCTCCGCGGATTTTCCCGCCCGAAAAAATCGGCGTCAGAATGTCGTCAAGCTTGTAAACATCGGTGTTCGACGCCGCGACGAGCGTCGCGTGTTTTACGGTGATTTTCGGTACTGCGCCGTCGGGGCATTTTGAGTACAGCTTAAATTCCACGGATTTTTCTCCCCGCGCGAGCGCGGCGTTTACGATGTCGCCCGCGTCGATGCATGTGTCCTGAATTTTGCCCGCGCCCAGAAGCGTTGCGGCGTCGAACTCGCGCCCCATGTGCGAGACCGTAATCGAGGGGCTTGTATCCTGCCCGCCCGACATTTCGCAAACTGCGCCGAGCCTCGCCGAAACGACGCGTTTTTCGGCGATTTTCGAAAGGTCGAATTTTGCCGATACGGTATAATTTTTCCCGCCGGTGTTTTCAATCGCGGGAATGTTTCCGCTTGACGGCGCGAGCGTTCCGCCGATTCTGTCGATGTCCGCGCCCGCCGCGAGCGGCAGAGCGGAAATTAAAGCCAAGAGAAATTTTTTCATCGCGCAATGGAAATCAAAAAATCGGGGAGGGTTCAACAAAAATCCCGAATTTCGGCCGCGCTCTTTTGGCTTGTAAAAATTTTCCGATTTGCACATATTCCGAAAATTCGAGAATTGTTATATAAAAACCTATGGCTAATCCACCGTTTGAATACCAAAAAATGTTTCCGCTAGGGAAGGACGATACCAAGTACCGCCTCCTGACAAAAGACTACGTTTCAACCGTCGATTTTAACGGAGAGAAAATCCTTAAAATCGACCCCGAAGGTCTCGCGCTTCTCGCGCGTTCTGCCATGCGCGACGTGTCGTTCTTCCTGCGCCCCGCGCACCTCGAACTCGTCGCGAAAATCCTCAAAGACCCCGAAGCGAGCGACAACGACAAGAGCGTCGCCCTCACCATGCTCCGCAATGCAGAGGTTGCAGCGATGGGCAAGCTGCCGTTCTGTCAGGACACGGGCACTGCGACAATCGTCGCAAAAAAGGGCCAGCGCGTTTGGACGGGCGTCGAGGACGAAGAGTATCTTTCAAAGGGCGTTTACGACTGCTACACGCAGGAGAACCTCCGCTACTCGCAGAACGCCCCGCTTACCATGTGGGACGAGGTCAACACCAAGTGCAACCTCCCCGCGCAAATCGACATCTACGCCACGAATTCCGATTCGTACAATTTCCTCTTTGTCGCAAAGGGCGGCGGTTCGGCGAACAAAACCTACCTCTATCAGGAAACAAAGGCGATTCTCACGCCCGAGCGTCTCATTCCGTTCATGATTGAAAAAATGAAGGGCTTGGGAACTGCCGCGTGCCCTCCCTATCACATTGCGTGGGTAATCGGCGGCACGAGCGCGGAGGCGAACCTCAAAAACGTAAAGCTTGCTTCCGTAAAGTATCTCGACAATCTGCCCACCAAGGGCAACAAGCTCGGGCACGCGTTTCGCGATGTCGAGCTTGAAAAGCGTCTGCTTGAAGAAACCCGCAAGCTCGGTATCGGCGCGCAGTTCGGCGGCGCAAACTTCGCCCTCGACGTCCGCGTTATCCGCATGCCGCGCCACGGCGCAAGCTGCCCCATCGGCTTGGGCGTTTCCTGCTCCGCCGACCGCAACATGAAGGCGAAAATCGACAAGGACGGCATTTGGCTCGAGCAGCTCGAAACCGACCCCGCCAAGTACATTCCCGCCGAATACAAGAGTGTCAACACTGCCGACGGCGCGGTCGCAATCGACCTCAACCGCCCGATGAAGGAGATTCTTGCCGAGCTCACAAAGTATCCCGTCAAGACCCGTTTGAAGCTTTCGGGCACGATTATTGTCGGCCGCGACATCGCCCACGCCAAGCTCAAAGAGCGTCTCGACAGGGGCGAGGGTTTGCCGCAGTACATCAAGGACCACCCGATTTACTATGCGGGCCCCGCGAAAACCCCCGAAGGCATGCCCTCTGGCTCTTTCGGCCCGACCACTGCCGGCCGCATGGACCCTTACGTCGATTTGTTCCAGTCGAACGGCGGCAGCATGATTATGATTGCAAAGGGCAACCGTTCGCAGGTTGTAACGGATTCCTGCAAAAAGCACGGCGGTTTCTATCTAGGCTCGATTGGCGGACCAGCCGCTCTCTTGGCGAAGGAGAACATCAAGAAAGTCGAGTTGCTTGAATATCCCGAGTTGGGCATGGAGGCGATTTGGAAGATTGATGTTGTCGATTTCCCCGCCTTCATTCTCGTAGACGACAAAGGAAACGACTTCTTCAAGCAGTTGTAGCGCGAACCTGCGGGACTTGTTTGGCGCACAGCCAAGTCTTGCTCGAAAAGCAAAAGGGGGCAGTACGAAAGTACAGCCCCCTTTCGTTTTCTGCGCGAGCCTCGCCTGTGCGCCAAACCGTACCCCGCAGAACCGCGCTGGGAAATTTGCGGATTGCCGAGGGTTTTGTTTATATTAGTGCGCGATGTAATCGCGCGGGTAGATTTTTGATTTTGTTTTTTTTGAGGATACCTCTCGGAAGAAGTTTTGGGGAGCGAGTTTTCGGTTTACTTATTTAGCGAAGAATTGTTGTTGGTATTTTAGTTTCTTTTTTTTCTTCCGTTGCCAAGTCTTGCTCGAAAAGCAAAAGGGGGCAGTACGAAAGTACAGCCCCCTTTCGTTTTCTGCGCGAGCCTCGCCTGTTCGCCAAACCGTACCCCGCAGAACCGCGCTGGGATATTTGCGGATTGCCGAGAGTTTTGTTTATATTAGTGCGCGATGTATCGCGCGGTAGATTTTTGATTTTGTTTTTTTTAGGTTGCCTGTCGGAGGAAGTTTAGGGCTGGGATTTTTATTTTTGTGGCTGTCCTTCTGGTTTTTGTTTTGTCTTTTTGTTGGTAATCTGAATATTATGTAATTAGGTGGGGCATTGGGCTTGTTTTTTTATATTTAATGGGGGAGGGTAGGTTTATTTCGAAGTATTGGGAAAATAAAAAATTTAAAAAAAAATGTTGACGTTGGCATGGGGCTTATTCATATTTTGTCCCTTTCAAATAAAAAACGCCAGACAACTGGCGGCTTTTTAGTGTCGCCCCGGTAGCTCAGTTGGCAGAGCACGTCCTTGGTAAGGACGGGGTCGGCGGTTCAAATCCGCTCTGGGGCTCGCGCTTAAAAGTCATCAACAACCTAAAAAATAAAACCGAAAGAACCATGTCGAAAGAATCATTCGTCAGAACGAAACCACACGTAAACGTAGGCACCATCGGTCACATCGACCATGGTAAAACTACACTCACGACCGCAATCTTGAAGGTTCAGTCGGACAAGGGCCTGGCTCAATTTAAGTCCTATCAGGACATTGCTAAGGGCGGCACTGTTCGCGACGCTTCCAAGACTGTTACTATCGCCGTCGCGCACGTCGAATACGAAACTCCCACCCGCCACTATGCTCACGTTGACTGCCCCGGCCACGCCGACTTCGTCAAGAACATGATTACGGGTGCTGCCCAGATGGACGGCGCTATCCTCGTTGTCAGCGCGGCTGACGGCCCGATGCCCCAGACTCGCGAACACATTCTGCTCGCCCGTCAGGTTGGCGTTCCGAAAATCGTAGT
The Opitutia bacterium KCR 482 genome window above contains:
- a CDS encoding SGNH/GDSL hydrolase family protein; protein product: MKKFLLALISALPLAAGADIDRIGGTLAPSSGNIPAIENTGGKNYTVSAKFDLSKIAEKRVVSARLGAVCEMSGGQDTSPSITVSHMGREFDAATLLGAGKIQDTCIDAGDIVNAALARGEKSVEFKLYSKCPDGAVPKITVKHATLVAASNTDVYKLDDILTPIFSGGKIRGESVFPLGGKDGSAARAKLLFAPRKIDAAYTYRSGEKTLLREGRDYKISGNTVEFLEGGAVETVPYSAIYADTKEAAKKNGDFFFFENLGKYAFFAEGKWFHQRDVFFNYKHQGQSFFNLPKRGAKSLPKTMKLLKSGKPVKIVLYGDSISAGANAPFRADAAPFSPTWAKSVEKRLQKIYGKNVELRNRALGGTTIGWGEKNIANLVLPDKPDLVILAFGMNDTCPPETRREKLESMIAKVRGQNPDAEFIIVSSMRANTLWQKRMEVQDEYPKIDKSLECESVAVANVRAAHDALLQRKRYIDMTGNNVNHPNKFLISVYAQTVLKLLEK
- a CDS encoding fumarate hydratase; translated protein: MANPPFEYQKMFPLGKDDTKYRLLTKDYVSTVDFNGEKILKIDPEGLALLARSAMRDVSFFLRPAHLELVAKILKDPEASDNDKSVALTMLRNAEVAAMGKLPFCQDTGTATIVAKKGQRVWTGVEDEEYLSKGVYDCYTQENLRYSQNAPLTMWDEVNTKCNLPAQIDIYATNSDSYNFLFVAKGGGSANKTYLYQETKAILTPERLIPFMIEKMKGLGTAACPPYHIAWVIGGTSAEANLKNVKLASVKYLDNLPTKGNKLGHAFRDVELEKRLLEETRKLGIGAQFGGANFALDVRVIRMPRHGASCPIGLGVSCSADRNMKAKIDKDGIWLEQLETDPAKYIPAEYKSVNTADGAVAIDLNRPMKEILAELTKYPVKTRLKLSGTIIVGRDIAHAKLKERLDRGEGLPQYIKDHPIYYAGPAKTPEGMPSGSFGPTTAGRMDPYVDLFQSNGGSMIMIAKGNRSQVVTDSCKKHGGFYLGSIGGPAALLAKENIKKVELLEYPELGMEAIWKIDVVDFPAFILVDDKGNDFFKQL
- a CDS encoding 5'-3' exonuclease H3TH domain-containing protein gives rise to the protein MKYYLIDGYNLAFRCFYAMPDLTRSDGFPTGALHAFFASLLKLSSSDTPHSSAVFFDRGGSKRHLEIFPEYKANRAEAPDAFRKQIPHMKYLCELFGFEPTECEGVEADDLLASAAVRLKASGASVSIVSADKDFAQLVSPNIRQLLPPKPRTKEWTELDSIGVKAKFGVPPSQIPAYLALIGDTADNIGGIDGVGPKTAAKWLKDFGDIETLVRRADWIKPERFRKIVADSAALLERNLKLITLDTSFDVSITPSKTPDFAEIINFLEEMEMKKSLFALRNFAKDQYQISI